A genomic stretch from Neomonachus schauinslandi chromosome 16, ASM220157v2, whole genome shotgun sequence includes:
- the RSPH6A gene encoding radial spoke head protein 6 homolog A translates to MGDPPPDPEPRPQQPSSRRSSQVSQRRSRELSQPPPTISEEVPPIAFDGRVLQGGQGILASQTNLQDWSSGPPLTQQEMFQAEEAQLGGVEYPSLNMGFQPQPYLEEGGIQAARNASLMLQQLQQGQGSLFQQLDSAYLETQPNFLGQFNMYQGEDLQFNQGAPHGPYMRDDPALQYSPSELGFMPFNMEVPEPEPRELAVQNAKAYLLQTSVSCSLSLYEHLVNLLTKILNQRPEDPLSILESLNRTTQWEWFHPRLDTMRDDPEMEPTYETADRQKALFLRSGAAGEGEQEMEEEVAETAVPNIMESAFYFEQAGVGLSSDESFRIFMALKQLVEQQPIHTCRFWGKILGLSRSYLVAEVEFREGEEEGEEEEVEEMMEGGEGLDTHAEEEGEEDEEKVTDVIPKPTWKPPPVIPKEESRSGTNKYLYFVCNEPGWPWTRLPHVTPIQIVQARKIKKFFTGYLDAPVISFPPFPGNEANYLRAQIARISAATHISPLGFYQFGEEEGDEEEEGGAGRDSYEENPDFEGIPVLELVDSMANWVHHTQHILLQGRCTWVNPLQKMEEEEELGEEEEKADEGIEEVEQEVGPPLLTPLSEDAEIMHMSPWTARLSCSLCPQYSVAVVRSNLWPGAYAYASGKKFENIYIGWGHKYSPENFNPPLPAPIQHEYPSSPDVMEMTDPTVEEEQALKAAQEQALTASEEEEEDEEEDEDEDLED, encoded by the exons ATGGGGGACCCACCGCCCGACCCTGAGCCCCGTCCCCAGCAGCCCTCAAGTCGGAGGAGTTCCCAGGTCTCCCAGCGGCGCAGTCGGGAACTCAGTCAGCCCCCGCCCACCATCTCCGAGGAGGTGCCGCCGATAGCCTTTGACGGCCGGGTCCTGCAGGGCGGTCAAGGGATCCTGGCGAGCCAGACCAACCTCCAGGACTGGTCATCAGGGCCCCCCCTGACCCAACAGGAGATGTTCCAGGCTGAGGAAGCCCAGTTGGGTGGTGTAGAGTACCCGTCCCTGAATATGGGCTTTCAGCCCCAACCTTATCTGGAAGAAGGCGGGATCCAGGCCGCCCGAAACGCCAGCCTAATGCTGCAGCAACTACAGCAGGGCCAAGGCAGCCTCTTCCAGCAACTGGACTCTGCCTACCTGGAGACCCAGCCCAACTTCTTGGGCCAGTTCAACATGTACCAGGGAGAAGACCTACAGTTCAACCAGGGTGCCCCGCATGGGCCCTACATGAGGGATGACCCCGCCCTCCAGTACTCGCCCTCCGAGCTGGGCTTCATGCCCTTCAATATGGAGGTGCCTGAGCCAGAGCCTCGGGAGCTGGCCGTACAGAATGCCAAGGCCTACCTGCTGCAGACCAGCGTCAGTTGCAGCCTCAGCCT GTATGAGCACCTGGTGAACCTGCTGACCAAGATCCTGAACCAGCGGCCCGAGGACCCTTTGTCCATCCTGGAGTCGCTGAACCGCACCACACAATGGGAGTGGTTCCACCCCAGGCTGGACACCATGCGGGACgaccctgagatggagcccacctACGAGACGGCGGACAGGCAGAAGGCGCTATTCCTTCGGAGCGGCGCCGCAGGCGAGGGCGAgcaggagatggaggaggaggtg GCTGAGACAGCAGTACCCAACATCATGGAGTCGGCCTTCTACTTCGAACAGGCTGGCGTGGGCCTGAGCTCAGACGAGAGTTTCCGCATCTTCATGGCCCTGAAGCAGCTGGTGGAGCAACAGCCCATCCACACCTGCCGCTTCTGGGGCAAGATCCTGGGGCTGAGCCGCAGCTACCTGGTGGCTGAGGTGGAGTTCCGGGAGGgcgaggaggaaggggaggaggaggaggtggaggagatgATGGAGGGCGGCGAGGGTCTGGACACACACGCTGAGGAGGAGGGCGAGGAGGACGAGGAGAAGGTCACCGACGTTATCCCCAAGCCCACGTGGAAGCCACCACCCGTCATCCCCAAGGAGGAGAGCCGCTCGGGCACCAACAAGTACCTGTATTTCGTGTGCAACGAGCCGGGCTGGCCGTGGACACGGCTGCCGCACGTCACGCCCATCCAGATCGTGCAGGCCCGCAAGATCAAGAAGTTCTTTACGGGCTACCTGGACGCGCCGGTCATCAGCTTCCCGCCCTTCCCGGGCAACGAAGCCAATTACCTGCGGGCCCAGATCGCCCGCATCTCGGCTGCCACGCACATCAGCCCGCTTGGCTTCTACCAGTTCGGTGAAGAGGAGGgcgatgaggaggaggagggcggtGCGGGGCGCGACTCCTACGAGGAGAACCCCGACTTTGAGGGCATCCCGGTGCTCGAGCTGGTGGACTCGATGGCCAACTGGGTGCATCATACGCAGCACATCCTGCTTCAG ggccgcTGCACTTGGGTGAACCCTTTGCAGaagatggaagaggaagaggagctgggggaggaggaagagaaagcagatgaGGGGATAGAGGAGGTGGAGCAGGAGGTCGGGCCCCCGCTGCTGACCCCGCTCTCAGAAGATGCAG AAATCATGCACATGTCACCGTGGACAGCCCGCCTGTCCTGCAGCCTCTGCCCGCAATACTCCGTGGCCGTCGTGCGTTCCAATCTTTGGCCAGGGGCCTATGCCTACGCCAGTGGCAA GAAGTTTGAGAACATCTACATTGGCTGGGGCCACAAGTACAGTCCTGAGAACTTCAACCCACCCCTGCCAGCCCCCATTCAGCACGAGTACCCCAGCAGCCCAGACGTCATGGAAATGACTGACCCCACGGTGGAGGAGGAGCAGGCCCTCAAGGCAGCCCAGGAGCAGGccctgacagcctcggaggaagaggaggaagatgaggaggaagatgaggatgaGGACCTGGAGGACTGA
- the SYMPK gene encoding LOW QUALITY PROTEIN: symplekin (The sequence of the model RefSeq protein was modified relative to this genomic sequence to represent the inferred CDS: deleted 1 base in 1 codon) translates to MAGSSGDSVTRRSVASQFFTQEEGPGIDGMTTSERVVDLLNQAALITNDSKITVLKQVQELIINKDPTLLDNFLDEIIAFQADKSIEVRKFVIGFIEEACKRDIELLLKLIANLNMLLRDENVNVVKKAILTMTQLYKVALQWMVKSRVISELQEACWDMVSAMAADIILLLDSDNDGIRTHAIKFVEGLIVTLSPRMADSEVPRRQEHDISLDRIPRDHPYIQYNVLWEEGKAALEQLLKFMVHPAISSINLTTALGSLANIARQRPMFMSEVIQAYETLHANLPPTLAKSQVSSVRKNLKLHLLSVLKHPASLEFQAQITTLLVDLGTPQAEIARNMPSGKDARKRPRDDSDSTLKKMKLEPNLGEDDEDKDLEPGPSGTSKASAQISGQSDTDITAEFLQPLLTPDNVANLVLISMVYLPEAMPASFQAIYTPVESAGTEAQIKHLARLMATQMTAAGLGPGVEQTKQCKEEPKEEKVVKPESVLIKRRLSAQGQAISVVGSLSSMSTLEEEAPQAKRRPEPIIPVTQPRLAGAGGRKKIFRLSDVLKPLTDTQVEAMKLGAVKRILRAEKAVACSGAAQVRIKILASLVTQFDSGLKAEVLSFILEDVRARLDLAFAWLYQEYNAYLAAGASGTLDKYEDCLIRLLSGLQEKPDQKDGIFTKVVLEAPLITESALEVIRKYCEDESRTYLGMSTLRDLIFKRPSRQFQYLHVLLDLSSHEKDKVRSQALLFIKRMYEKEQLREYVEKFALNYLQLLVHPNPPSVLFGADKDTEVAAPWTEETVKQCLYLYLALLPQNHKLIHELAAVYTEAIADIKRTVLRVIEQPIRGMGMNSPELLLLVENCPKGAETLVTRCLHSLTDKVPPSPELVKRVRDLYHKRLPDVRFLIPVLNGLEKKEVIQALPKLIKLNPIVVKEVFNRLLGTQHGEGNSALSPLNPGELLIALHNIDSVKCDMKSIIKATNLCFAERNVYTSEVLAVVMQQLMEQSPLPMLLMRTVIQSLTMYPRLGGFVMNILSRLIMKQVWKYPKVWEGFIKCCQRTKPQSFQVILQLPPQQLGAVFDKCPELREPLLAHVRSFTPHQQAHIPNSIMTILEASGKQEPEAKEVPAGPLEEDDLEPLALAPAPAQPPRPPQDLIGLRLAQEKALKRQLEEEQKLKPGGVGAPSSSSSSSTRPGPPQPEETIDFREEGPECETPAIFISMDDDSGLTEAALLDSSLEGPLPKEAAGGLTSKEERSPQTLTPAGEDTMKTPSPAAEESGEPESKGNS, encoded by the exons CAAGCGAGACATTGAGTTACTGCTAAAACTGATCGCAAACCTCAACATGCTCTTGAGGGATGAGAATGTGAATGTGGTGAAGAAGGCCATCCTCACTATGACCCAGCTCTACAAGGTGGCCCTGCAG TGGATGGTAAAGTCACGAGTCATCAGTGAGCTCCAGGAGGCCTGCTGGGACATGGTGTCTGCCATGGCTGCAGACATCATTCTGCTGCTGGATTCTGACAATGACGGCATCCGCACCCACGCCATCAAGTTTGTGGAGGGCCTCATCGTCACCTTGTCGCCCCGCATGGCTGACTCGGAGGTGCCCCGACGCCAGGAGCATGACATCAGCCTAGACCGCATCCCTCGTGACCACCCCTATATCCAGTACA ATGTGCTGTGGGAAGAAGGCAAGGCAGCCTTGGAGCAGCTGCTCAAGTTCATGGTGCACCCCGCCATCTCCTCCATCAACCTGACCACGGCGCTGGGCTCCCTTGCCAACATCGCCCGGCAGAGACCCATGTTCATGTCAGAGGTGATCCAGGCCTATGAAACCCTGCATG CCAACCTGCCCCCGACGCTGGCCAAATCTCAGGTGAGCAGTGTGCGCAAGAACCTCAAGCTGCACCTGCTGAGTGTCCTGAAGCACCCAGCCTCCTTGGAGTTTCAGGCCCAGATCACCACGCTGCTGGTGGACCTGGGCACACCCCAGGCCGAGATCGCCCGCAATATGCCCAGTGGCAAGGATGCCCGCAAGCGGCCCCGAGATGACTCGGATTCCACGCTCAAGAAGATGAAGTTAG agcccaacctgggggaAGATGATGAGGACAAGGACTTGGAGCCAGGCCCGTCGGGAACCTCCAAGGCCTCAGCCCAGATCTCAGGCCAGTCAGACACAGACATCACAGCCGAGTTCCTGCAGCCCTTGCTGACACCCGACAATGTGGCCAATCTG GTCCTCATCAGCATGGTGTATCTGCCTGAGGCCATGCCCGCCTCCTTCCAAGCCATCTATACCCCAGTGGAGTCAGCAGGCACTGAAGCCCAGATCAAGCACCTGGCTCGGCTCATGGCCACACAGATGACGGCTGCAGGACTGGGGCCAG GTGTGGAGCAGACCAAGCAGTGCAAGGAGGAGCCCAAGGAGGAGAAGGTGGTGAAGCCAGAGAGTGTCCTGATCAAGCGACGCCTGtcagcccagggccaggccaTCTCAGTGGTGGGCTCCCTGAGCTCCATGTCTACTCTGGAGGAGGAGGCGCCCCAGGCCAAGAGGAGGCCAGAGCCCATCATCCCTGTCACGCAGCCCCG GCTAGCGGGCGCTGGTGGGCGCAAGAAAATCTTCCGCCTGAGCGATGTGCTGAAGCCCCTGACGGACACCCAGGTGGAGGCTATGAAGCTGGGCGCCGTGAAGCGGATCCTTCGGGCAGAGAAGGCTGTGGCCTGCAGCGGGGCAGCCCAG GTGCGCATAAAGATCCTGGCCAGCCTGGTGACGCAGTTTGACTCGGGCCTGAAGGCTGAGGTCCTGTCCTTCATCCTGGAGGATGTGCGGGCCCGCCTGGACTTGGCCTTCGCCTGGCTGTACCAGGAGTACAACGCCTACCTGGCGGCCGGTGCCTCAGGCACCCTGGACAAGTACGAGGACTGCCTCATCCGCCTGCTCTCCGGCCTGCAGGAGAAGCCAGACCAGAAGGATGG GATCTTCACTAAGGTTGTGCTGGAGGCGCCACTGATCACCGAGAGTGCCCTGGAGGTGATTCGCAAGTACTGCGAGGATGAG AGTCGCACTTACCTGGGCATGTCCACTCTTCGAGACCTGATCTTCAAACGCCCGTCCCGCCAGTTCCAGTATCTGCATGTTCTGCTAGACCTCAGCTCCCACGAGAAGGACAAG GTGCGTTCCCAGGCCCTACTGTTCATCAAGCGCATGTATGAGAAGGAGCAGCTGCGAGAGTATGTGGAGAAATTTGCCCTCAACTACCTGCAACTCCTGGTCCACCCCAACCCGCCATCTGTGCTGTTTGGAGCCGACAAGGATACAG AGGTGGCGGCGCCCTGGACTGAGGAGACCGTAAAGCAGTGTCTGTACCTCTACCTGGCTCTCCTGCCTCAGAACCACAAGCTCATCCACGAACTGGCAGCCGTGTACACGGAGGCCATCGCCGACATCAAGCGGACGGTGCTGAGGGTCATCGAACAGCCG atCCGAGGAATGGGCATGAACTCACCAGAGCTGCTCCTGCTGGTAGAAAACTGTCCCAAGGGGGCAGAGACACTGGTCACACGATGTCTGCACAGCCTCACGGACAAAG TCCCGCCCTCCCCAGAGCTGGTGAAGCGGGTCCGGGATCTCTACCACAAGCGATTGCCAGATGTCCGCTTTCTCATCCCTGTGCTCAATGGACTGGAGAAG aAAGAAGTGATCCAGGCCCTGCCAAAgctcatcaaactcaaccccaTTGTGGTGAAAGAGGTCTTCAACCGCCTGCTGGGCACCCAGCACG GTGAAGGGAACTCAGCCTTGTCCCCGCTGAACCCTGGAGAGCTTCTGATCGCATTGCACAACATCGACTCGGTGAAGTGTGACATGAAGTCCATCATCAAAG CCACCAACCTGTGCTTTGCGGAGCGGAACGTGTACACATCGGAGGTGCTGGCCGTGGTGATGCAGCAGTTGATGGAGCAGAGCCCCCTGCCCATGCTGCTCATGAGGACCGTCATCCAGTCTCTGACCATGTACCCCCGCTTGGGGGGTTTCGTCATGAACATCCTGTCCCGCCTCATCATGAAGCAG GTGTGGAAGTATCCCAAGGTGTGGGAGGGCTTCATCAAGTGCTGTCAACGCACCAAGCCCCAGAGTTTCCAGGTCATCCTGCAGTTGCCACCCCAGCAGCTGGGTGCCGTCTTTGACAAGTGCCCAGAGCTCCGGGAGCCCCTGCTGGCCCACGTCCGATCCTTCACCCCCCACCAG CAAGCACACATCCCCAACTCCATCATGACCATCCTGGAGGCCAGTGGCAAGCAGGAGCCAGAGGCCAAGGAAGTACCTGCCGGGCCCCTGGAAGAG gacgACCTGGAGCCCTTGGCCCtggccccggccccagcc cagcccccccgGCCCCCTCAGGACCTCATCGGCCTGCGGCTGGCCCAGGAGAAAGCCTTAAAGCGTCAGCTAGAGGAGGAACAGAAGCTGAAGCCAGGAGGAGTGGGAGCCCCCTCGTCGTCGTCCTCTTCCTCCACCCggccaggccctccccagcccgaAGAAACCATAGATTTCCGGGAGGAGGGGCCTGAGTGTGAGACCCCGGCCATCTTCATCAGCATGGATGACGACTCGGGGCTGACGGAGGCCGCACTCCTGGACTCTAGTCTTGAGGGGCCCCTACCTAAG GAGGCAGCGGGCGGGTTGACCTCAAAGGAGGAGCGCAGTCCCCAGACCCTCACCCCTGCCGGAGAAGACACCATGAAGACCCCCAGCCCCGCCGCCGAGGAATCCGGGGAACCCGAGAGCAAGGGGAACAGCTGA